The Glycine max cultivar Williams 82 chromosome 12, Glycine_max_v4.0, whole genome shotgun sequence genome window below encodes:
- the LOC100780641 gene encoding cytochrome c oxidase subunit 3, producing the protein MIESQRHSYHLVDPSPWPISGSLGALATTVGGVMYMHSFQGGATLLSLGLIFILYTMFVWWRDVLRESTLEGHHTKVVQLGPRYGSIPFIVSEVMFLFAFFRASSHSSLAPTVEIGGIWPPLGIWVLDPREIPFLNTPILLSSGAAVTWAHHAILAGKEKRAVYALVATVSLALVFTGFQGMEYYQAPFTISDSIYGSTFFLATGFHGFHVIIGTLFLIICGIRQYLGHLTKEHHVGFEAAAWYWHFVDVVRLFLFVSIYWWGGI; encoded by the coding sequence ATGATTGAATCTCAGAGGCATTCTTATCATTTGGTAGATCCAAGTCCATGGCCTATTTCGGGTTCACTCGGAGCTTTGGCAACCACCGTAGGAGGTGTGATGTACATGCACTCATTTCAAGGGGGTGCAACACTTCTCAGTTTGGGCCTAATATTTATCCTATATACCATGTTTGTATGGTGGCGCGATGTTCTACGTGAATCCACGTTGGAAGGACATCATACCAAAGTCGTACAATTAGGACCTCGATATGGTTCTATTCCGTTCATCGTATCGGAGGTTATGttcctttttgctttttttcgggcttcttctcattcttctttGGCACCTACGGTAGAGATCGGAGGTATTTGGCCCCCTTTAGGGATTTGGGTTTTAGATCCTCGGGAAATCCCTTTTCTTAATACCCCTATTCTCCTTTCATCCGGAGCAGCCGTAACTTGGGCTCATCATGCTATACTCGCGGGGAAGGAAAAACGAGCAGTTTACGCTTTAGTAGCTACCGTTTCACTGGCTCTAGTATTCACTGGCTTTCAAGGAATGGAATATTATCAAGCACCCTTCACTATTTCGGATAGTATTTATGGTTCTACCTTTTTCTTAGCAACTGGCTTTCATGGTTTTCATGTGATTATAGGTACTCTTTTCTTGATCATATGTGGTATTCGCCAATATCTTGGTCATCTGACCAAGGAGCATCACGTTGGCTTTGAAGCAGCTGCATGGTACTGGCATTTTGTAGACGTGGTTCGGTTATTCCTATTTGTCTCTATCTATTGGTGGGGAGGTATATGA